A single region of the Vicia villosa cultivar HV-30 ecotype Madison, WI linkage group LG4, Vvil1.0, whole genome shotgun sequence genome encodes:
- the LOC131594816 gene encoding cyclic nucleotide-gated ion channel 17-like, with product MELKKGKLVRFYSDGKKHKEPSGLEASSSIYKVSSSTLLKPSTNVLPLGKNKIGGSKVFPEDHEPWRKRILDPGSAIVLKWNRVFIVSCLVALFLDPLYFYLPSVAETTVSSCVRTDLTLRIVVTFLRTIADAFYLLHIMIKFRTAYVAPSSRVFGRGELVMDPKKIARRYIRSDFFIDFIATLPLPQMVIWFIIPATRTPQTDHKNNALALIVLLQYVPRLYLIFPLSSQIIKATGVVTKTAWAGAAYNLLLYMLASHVLGASWYLLSVDRYTTCWKSLCKKEDNPHNCFLYLDCTSLNNDKRKIWANSTDVFSSCDPNNDGIPFKYGLFENALTKHVVSSNFISKYLYCLWWGLQQLSSYGQNLDTTTFIGETSFAIVIAILGLVLFAHLIGNMQTYLQSITIRLEEWRLKRRDTEEWMGHRQLPEDLRFRVRRFVQYKWLATRGVDEETILRSLPTDLRRDIQRHLCLDLVRRVPFFSQMDDQLLDAICERLVSSLSTLGTYIVREGDPVTEMLFIIRGRLDSSTTNGGRTGFFNSIILRPGDFCGEELLSWALLPKSTMNLPSSTRTVKALSEVEAFALRAEDLKFVANQFRRLHSKKLQHTFRFYSHHWRTWAACFIQAAWRRYKKRMSAKDLDLKESLPLDETEASEREHEEEYPTASNSSQAKMNLGVTILASRFAANTRRGALKMKDDLPKLRKPEEPDFTTEADDD from the exons ATGGAATTGAAAAAGGGCAAGCTTGTCAG GTTTTACTCTGATGGGAAAAAGCACAAAGAACCATCAGGGCTTGAAGCCTCATCTTCCATATACAAGGTTTCATCATCTACCTTGCTTAAACCTAGTACCAATGTCCTTCCATTAGGTAAAAACAAAATAGGAGGATCTAAGGTGTTCCCCGAGGACCATGAGCCGTGGAGAAAAAGAATACTTGACCCGGGTAGCGCGATTGTCTTGAAATGGAATCGGGTTTTTATAGTTTCTTGCTTGGTAGCGCTTTTTCTTGATCCTCTATACTTTTATTTGCCTAGTGTTGCGGAAACTACAGTGTCTTCGTGTGTGAGGACTGATCTAACGTTACGGATTGTTGTCACTTTTCTTCGTACGATTGCGGATGCGTTTTATCTGTTGCATATTATGATTAAGTTCAGGACAGCGTATGTGGCACCGAGCTCACGGGTGTTTGGAAGGGGTGAACTTGTCATGGACCCAAAAAAAATTGCTAGGAGATACATCAGATCTGACTTCTTCATTGATTTTATTGCTACACTACCGCTACCACAG ATGGTCATCTGGTTTATCATACCAGCTACAAGGACCCCTCAGACTGATCACAAGAATAACGCTCTTGCGTTGATTGTCTTGCTCCAATATGTTCCaagattatatttgatttttccgTTAAGTTCTCAAATAATCAAAGCAACAGGAGTGGTTACAAAGACTGCTTGGGCTGGAGCTGCATATAATTTGCTATTGTACATGTTGGCTAGCCAT GTTTTAGGGGCATCCTGGTATCTTCTGTCTGTTGACCGATATACTACTTGTTGGAAATCTTTATGCAAAAAGGAAGATAACCCTCATAATTGCTTTCTCTACCTAGACTGCACTTCTTTGAATAATGATAAGCGCAAGATATGGGCAAATAGTACAGATGTGTTTAGTAGCTGTGACCCCAACAATGATGGCATTCCGTTCAAGTATGGATTATTCGAAAATGCATTAACAAAGCATGTTGTATCTTCAAACTTCATATCAAAATACCTATATTGTTTATGGTGGGGGTTGCAGCAATTAAG TTCTTATGGACAAAACCTTGACACAACCACCTTTATTGGAGAGACATCATTTGCTATTGTAATTGCCATCTTGGGTCTTGTATTATTTGCACATTTGATTGGAAACATGCAG ACATATTTGCAATCAATTACTATAAGGCTTGAGGAATGGAGGCTAAAACGAAGAGACACAGAGGAGTGGATGGGACATCGCCAACTCCCTGAAGATTTGAGATTTCGTGTTAGACGATTTGTTCAATATAAATGGCTTGCGACCCGTGGTGTTGATGAAGAAACCATTCTACGTTCATTGCCAACCGATCTTCGTCGTGATATCCAACGCCACCTATGCTTAGACCTTGTTAGACGA GTTCCCTTCTTCTCACAAATGGATGATCAGCTTCTTGATGCGATATGTGAGCGGCTGGTATCTTCTCTAAGCACTCTAGGCACCTACATTGTTCGTGAGGGTGACCCTGTAACTGAAATGTTGTTTATTATTAGAGGCAGATTAGATAGTTCTACGACAAATGGTGGCCGGACAGGTTTCTTTAACTCAATTATATTGAGACCAGGAGATTTTTGCGGCGAGGAACTACTTTCTTGGGCACTACTTCCAAAATCAACCATGAATTTGCCGTCTTCAACCAGGACAGTTAAAGCCCTAAGTGAGGTTGAAGCTTTTGCTCTTCGAGCTGAAGACCTAAAGTTTGTCGCTAATCAATTTAGGCGCCTCCACAGCAAAAAGCTGCAGCACACTTTTCGATTTTACTCTCACCATTGGAGGACCTGGGCCGCCTGTTTTATACAGGCTGCTTGGCGTCGATATAAGAAAAGGATGTCTGCCAAAGATCTCGATTTGAAGGAATCCCTTCCTTTAGACGAGACAGAGGCCAGTGAGAGAGAACATGAAGAGGAATATCCTACTGCTTCAAACTCATCTCAGGCTAAAATGAATCTCGGGGTCACAATTCTTGCTTCTAGGTTTGCTGCTAACACGCGGAGAGGAGCACTAAAGATGAAAGATGACTTGCCTAAGCTACGGAAGCCTGAAGAACCCGACTTCACCACCGAAGCAGATGATGATTAG